A single window of Metallosphaera hakonensis JCM 8857 = DSM 7519 DNA harbors:
- a CDS encoding HsdM family class I SAM-dependent methyltransferase: MGEPTEWTYEGELLSQVKNIGGKLGFDAEQELKIGKGRSDLLLKFKDKPIAVIEIKKPDVDLSDSSLLDQVLRYADSYRKYYRDLKFFIVHNMKYADVYRWDESKEANRQINLMDFMEGSSKPKISKWVRAFDFPLPIIPETKSIADYRMISTTREGRENLEKFLIRLKELIEGKSFDLTDETIEKIHGYIEAAANPGAVEQLFNNWKNNKETKDAVAEILKEKGIEIPNNDSKMKEILQYVLKEAIYTFIMKVMFYYILQTEDADMANKLKQDIAELKPSEPELFKKIFDEVFKYAIERTGDFEEVFKSNTVDKLTIPPAALSKLDLLLDFLKQISWSSLRSDVIGKIFEKLIHEERRHLLGQFYTKDIVADLIVSQIDELGSILDPACGSGTFLVRAFNYLSRNNVAREVLENLRGIDIDRLAVMLTKINLYIIGLDEIRNGFKFQPNVIQEDYFQRQYEVDYIITNPPYTRQEEMKIAYFNKDYKRDLEKVANGIEDWNKRASIYAYFIVKSFNEAKKGIGYLVENSWLNAEYGKPLRRILLSDKTETTVIEPLTERWFEDAKVNTKYSNNKEIW, from the coding sequence GTGGGAGAACCTACAGAATGGACCTATGAGGGAGAGCTACTTTCTCAGGTTAAGAATATAGGAGGAAAGCTTGGGTTTGACGCTGAACAAGAATTGAAAATAGGAAAGGGAAGAAGTGACTTACTTCTAAAGTTTAAGGATAAACCAATTGCAGTAATAGAGATCAAAAAGCCTGATGTAGATCTATCTGACTCTAGTCTTTTAGATCAGGTTCTACGTTACGCTGACTCCTATAGAAAGTATTACAGGGATTTAAAGTTCTTCATAGTTCATAATATGAAATACGCAGACGTTTATAGGTGGGATGAGAGCAAGGAAGCTAATCGTCAAATAAACTTAATGGATTTCATGGAGGGTAGTTCAAAGCCTAAAATTTCTAAGTGGGTCAGAGCGTTTGACTTTCCCCTCCCCATAATACCTGAAACGAAGTCTATAGCAGATTATAGAATGATTTCGACAACACGTGAGGGTAGAGAGAACCTAGAAAAGTTTCTGATTCGCTTAAAGGAACTGATAGAGGGTAAATCTTTTGATCTTACAGATGAGACGATAGAGAAAATCCATGGATACATAGAGGCTGCAGCTAATCCAGGAGCGGTAGAACAACTTTTCAATAATTGGAAGAATAATAAGGAGACAAAGGATGCAGTAGCTGAAATATTGAAGGAGAAAGGAATAGAAATTCCGAATAACGATAGTAAAATGAAGGAGATTCTTCAATATGTACTAAAGGAGGCTATCTATACCTTCATTATGAAGGTAATGTTCTATTACATCCTTCAAACAGAGGACGCAGATATGGCGAATAAACTAAAACAAGATATAGCTGAACTTAAACCAAGTGAACCAGAGTTATTCAAAAAGATCTTTGATGAAGTATTCAAATATGCAATTGAAAGAACTGGAGACTTTGAGGAGGTCTTCAAGAGTAATACAGTGGATAAATTAACTATCCCCCCAGCTGCTCTTAGTAAACTTGACCTTCTATTAGACTTTCTTAAGCAGATAAGCTGGAGCAGTCTGAGAAGCGATGTAATAGGGAAGATCTTCGAAAAGTTAATTCATGAGGAGAGGAGACACCTCCTAGGGCAATTCTATACAAAGGATATTGTAGCAGATTTAATAGTATCACAAATAGATGAATTAGGATCTATCCTTGATCCAGCTTGTGGCTCTGGTACTTTCCTAGTTAGAGCGTTCAATTATCTCTCAAGGAACAATGTTGCTAGGGAAGTGTTAGAGAACTTAAGAGGAATTGACATAGATAGATTAGCTGTAATGTTAACTAAGATAAATTTATACATAATTGGGCTTGACGAAATCAGAAACGGCTTCAAATTCCAGCCTAATGTAATCCAAGAAGATTATTTTCAGAGACAATATGAAGTAGATTATATAATTACTAACCCTCCTTACACGAGACAGGAAGAGATGAAGATTGCCTACTTCAACAAGGACTATAAGCGAGATCTTGAAAAGGTTGCGAATGGCATTGAAGATTGGAATAAAAGAGCCTCCATCTACGCTTATTTTATAGTGAAGAGTTTTAATGAGGCTAAGAAAGGTATAGGCTACCTAGTAGAGAACTCTTGGCTGAATGCGGAATATGGAAAACCGCTGAGAAGAATTCTCTTGTCAGATAAAACTGAGACCACAGTTATAGAACCATTGACGGAGAGGTGGTTCGAAGATGCTAAAGTGAATACCAAATATAGTAATAACAAAGAAATATGGTAA